In Cydia fagiglandana chromosome 16, ilCydFagi1.1, whole genome shotgun sequence, the following are encoded in one genomic region:
- the LOC134672318 gene encoding uncharacterized protein LOC134672318, whose translation MRGRRPAYEATAAMKNVAIIFCVAIASHMAVASPVPEPDPGHRTHIRIHVPYDVHTIHHHHVEKVPIFHEVPVIKEVPVLKEVIKTVPVVKTVHVPIVETVAVEKPVFVPVPYKHHGWH comes from the exons ATGCGCGGGCGCAGGCCGGCATACGAAGCCACCGCCGCCATGAAGAACGTCGCT ATAATCTTTTGCGTAGCTATCGCCAGCCATATGGCGGTCGCTTCCCCTGTACCAGAACCTGATCCCGGCCACAGAACACA CATCAGAATTCACGTACCGTACGACGTTCACACCATCCACCACCACCACGTGGAGAAAGTGCCGATTTTCCACGAGGTACCAGTTATCAAAGAAGTACCCGTTTTGAAGGAGGTCATTAAAACTGTACCAGTTGTAAAAACAGTCCATGTCCCGATCGTCGAGACGGTGGCGGTCGAGAAACCGGTGTTTGTACCAGTACCATATAAGCATCATGGATGGCATTGA